The proteins below are encoded in one region of Lytechinus pictus isolate F3 Inbred chromosome 11, Lp3.0, whole genome shotgun sequence:
- the LOC129271536 gene encoding alpha-N-acetyl-neuraminyl-2,3-beta-galactosyl-1,3-N-acetyl-galactosaminide alpha-2,6-sialyltransferase-like gives MKGIRKRNRVARIKRTMCLRNPITGRSFGPCGMLILATFYSFIICFAYFYYAEKQGALSRGSFMLNSRIPQCNHPRCYVYNPTLVRRSHRERNETLEKSRQKLLVPVSVPDHRPFLLHCETCSLVTSSGQLLGKSAGKDIDSAECVIRMNDAPIRGFERDVGRRTTVRVVGHSNFRTIFQNKLRSQYVHFRDPLTRAENVVIAWLYATNIYKNPAYRLTLNYSQMYRNVTFFMHTLAMMQHNNEVFHNETGITRTQAKTWLTTGWHAMLLALDTCDEINVYGMVYDEYCQDHPNDTTPYHYYLQEENKTRSECDYYRRSEERLNSGHLFVTEKYIFGRWAQKHHISFHHPVWKPKVYNETSLDTPFMKLYREKRVKAKKLSAADRHDENSEGENGGDRTGPKNAPSKRMPSSDDGNRWKEREPDPLEEKDFMLFGKTNMGIFGVLKR, from the exons ATGAAAGGAATTCGTAAGCGTAACCGTGTTGCGCGCATCAAACGCACCATGTGTCTGCGGAATCCAATCACAGGAAGAAGCTTT GGGCCCTGTGGGATGCTGATACTCGCCACTTTCTACTCCTTCATCATCTGCTTCGCCTACTTCTACTACGCGGAGAAGCAGGGAGCTCTCTCACGCGGAAGTTTCATGCTCAATTCACGTATCCCACAATGCAATCATCCCCGGTGCTACGTATACAACCCCACCCTCGTCCGGCGATCGCATCGAGAGAGGAACGAGACATTGGAGAAAAGCAGACAAAAGCTGCTGGTTCCTGTCTCTGTACCTGATCACAGG CCATTTCTTCTACACTGTGAAACGTGCTCCTTGGTAACCAGCTCCGGTCAGCTCTTGGGCAAATCGGCAGGCAAGGACATCGATTCCGCAGAATGTGTTATCAGGATGAACGACGCCCCCATACGAGGCTTCGAGAGAGACGTGGGCAGACGAACAACCGTCCGAGTCGTCGGACACTCCAATTTCCGGACCATCTTCCAGAACAAGCTGCGTAGTCAGTATGTGCATTTCAGGGATCCCCTGACAAGGGCAGAAAATGTCGTGATTGCTTGGTTGTACGCCACGAACATTTATAAGAACCCAGCCTACCGGCTGACTCTGAACTACTCACAGATGTACAGGAACGTCACTTTCTTTATGCATACGCTAGCCATGATGCAGCATAACAACGAGGTTTTTCACAATGAAACGGGTATTACAAG AACTCAGGCAAAGACATGGTTGACGACAGGATGGCACGCAATGCTCCTTGCCCTAGATACATGTGATGAAATCAATGTATACGGCATGGTCTACGATGAATACTGCCA AGACCACCCTAACGACACAACTCCCTACCACTACTACCtacaagaagaaaataagacaaGGTCCGAGTGTGACTATTACAGACGCAGCGAGGAACGCCTGAACAGCGGGCATCTCTTCGTCACCGAGAAATACATCTTCGGACGATGGGCCCAGAAGCACCACATCTCGTTCCACCACCCCGTCTGGAAACCGAAGGTTTACAACGAGACCAGTCTCGATACGCCGTTCATGAAACTCTACCGCGAGAAACGCGTGAAAGCGAAGAAACTTTCCGCGGCGGACCGCCACGATGAGAACAGTGAAGGGGAGAACGGTGGCGACCGCACAGGACCAAAAAATGCACCGAGCAAAAGGATGCCCTCTAGCGACGATGGAAATAGATGGAAAGAGCGAGAACCCGATCCTTTAGAAGAGAAGGATTTCATGCTTTTTGGAAAAACAAACATGGGGATTTTTGGAGTATTAAAGAGGTGA